CGGAGAAAACCTCGTGCTGACGCCATCCCAGAACAAGTCCGCAGGCGACCGTGGACAGGACCCCCGAGAAGCCCGCGGCCTCCGCGCCGATATAGGAAATCCACGCGGCCAGAAACGTCCCGATGATTGCCATATGCGCATCGGTCAAACGCCGCAGCATGAAGTCGGTGACGAATGCGAAGAAAAGTCCGGCTACGATGCCGCCGACGGACAGCAGGCCGAAACTTACGGCAGCCTGACCCACGCTGAACGTCCCGGTCAGCGCGGCAGCGACCGCCAGCCGAAAAAGAACGAGTCCGGACGCATCATTGACCAGGCTCTCGCCTTCCAAAAGCAAGACCATGCGCGGCGGCAATGATAGCCGCTGAAGGACGGCCTTCGCAGCGACCGCGTCGGGCGGCGAAACAATGGCGCCAAGCGCGAAACAGGCAGCCCACGGCAGGGACGGCTCAACCCAATGGGCAACCAGGCCAACAATCAAGGTGGTGAAGCCGACGGCGCCCACGGCGAGTTGAAGGATGATCCAAAGATTTTTGCGAAACTCCCGCCATGGCGTGAAATAGGAACTCGAAAGAAGCAATGGCGGAAGGAAAAGGACGAGAACAAGGTCGGGATCGAGTTCGAAATCCGGCAGTCCCGGAATGAAGGCAAACCCGATGCCTCCCAAAATCAAAGCCGCCGCAGGCGGCATCTTCAACCGGCGCGCCGCGAGCTCCAGACCGACGACGGTCGCGAGAAGAATCACGAACAGATCGAAATGCGCGACATTTGTTGTGTGGCTCACGTCAAAGTCTCGTCATTATTTCGGCTTCGAGCCCTTGTCCGCGCAGGCCATAACCCCTCAGCCGAAATAGGCTTCAAGGATGGATTCGTAGATCTTCGTCAGCATCTCGACATCGGCCACGGCGACATGCTCGTTGACGGCATGCATGGTCGCTCCCACCAGGCCAAATTCGAGCACGGGGCAAAAGGCGCGAATGAAACGCGCGTCCGACGTGCCGCCCGTCGTGGACAGTGCCGGCTTGCGGCCTGTATGCGTTTCGATGGCCTGCGCGACAAGCTCTGTGAAGCGATCGGGCATCGTGACGAAGGCCAGCGCATTGCAGGGCTCGAAGTGCAGATCGAAGCGCAGAGGCGCCTGCAGGAGGCCGCATCGGCGCTGCAACTCTTCCGCCAAGGTCTCGGGCGTCCAAAGATCGTTGAAGCGGATATTGAAGCGCGCCTTGGCCTCGGCCGGAATCACATTCCAGGCCGGATTGCCAACGTCGACATTGACGATCTCGAGATTGGACGCATCGAAATGCGGCGTCCCGTCATCAAGCGGCATGCCGTTCAAAACTTCGATAAAGCGGGCGAGCCAGGGGATCGGATTTTCGGCGCGGTGCGGATAGGCGACATGGCCTTGCTTGCCATACACGCTCAAAGTCCCGTTGAGCGATCCGCGCCGGCCGATCTTGATCATATCGCCGAGCGCATCGGGATTGGTCGGCTCGCCGACGATACAATGATCGAAATGTTCGCCTTTGCTTGTGGCCCAATCGAGCAATTTCACGGTGCCGTTGATCGCTGGGCCTTCTTCATCGCCGGTGATCAAAAAGCCGATCGATCCTTTGGGGACACCGTGCTTGGCGACATAGGCAGAGGCCGCCATCGCGAAGGCCGCGACCGCGCCCTTCATGTCGCTGGCGCCGCGGCCCCAAATCGCACCTTCCGTGATCTCGCCGGAAAAGGGATCGAAGCGCCATTGCGTCCGATCGCCGATCGGCACGACATCCGTATGGCCGGCAA
The Methyloferula stellata AR4 DNA segment above includes these coding regions:
- the dapE gene encoding succinyl-diaminopimelate desuccinylase yields the protein MSPDMPSPATSPDLCQALIRCPSVTPQDGGSLALLESVLKGAGFTAERITFSEPGQPDIENLYARIGTAAPYLIFAGHTDVVPIGDRTQWRFDPFSGEITEGAIWGRGASDMKGAVAAFAMAASAYVAKHGVPKGSIGFLITGDEEGPAINGTVKLLDWATSKGEHFDHCIVGEPTNPDALGDMIKIGRRGSLNGTLSVYGKQGHVAYPHRAENPIPWLARFIEVLNGMPLDDGTPHFDASNLEIVNVDVGNPAWNVIPAEAKARFNIRFNDLWTPETLAEELQRRCGLLQAPLRFDLHFEPCNALAFVTMPDRFTELVAQAIETHTGRKPALSTTGGTSDARFIRAFCPVLEFGLVGATMHAVNEHVAVADVEMLTKIYESILEAYFG